In Microbacterium sp. 1.5R, the following are encoded in one genomic region:
- a CDS encoding LacI family DNA-binding transcriptional regulator, with the protein MQEPRRARLIDVARRAGVGKTTASDALSGGGRVSSATREAVLAAAAELGYSVNTAARHLRGGAIGTIGIVLPEVVSRSSYYMAFTFGIVTSAAAHDIDVTIVSPSASSGRSRPIRADGLIIGDPVSGDPGLPSLMASGIPIVTQEHLPDDIEGVPDGVIWSSHEAAMLRLLDEIDVTEAQHPALLVAPDATDWSRQLVSGYRRGCAARGLDPVIAPISFEAPWHAVRESTERLLQTNPDTDVIICGPDSSAIEVVAVLGRLGRTVGEDITVVSCVDHPSLPFLTPSITSIDLRPRDSGVACAELLIDLLDGRVASGTDVEFPITVVARESTSQALRVRR; encoded by the coding sequence ATGCAAGAGCCACGACGCGCCAGATTGATCGATGTCGCTCGGCGCGCGGGGGTCGGAAAGACCACGGCGTCCGACGCGCTCAGCGGCGGCGGTCGCGTGTCTTCGGCCACCCGGGAGGCCGTGCTGGCGGCGGCAGCCGAGCTCGGGTATTCGGTCAACACGGCGGCGCGACACCTCCGCGGAGGTGCGATCGGCACGATCGGGATCGTGCTCCCCGAGGTCGTGTCCCGGTCGTCGTACTACATGGCGTTCACCTTCGGAATCGTCACGAGCGCGGCGGCCCACGACATCGACGTGACCATTGTGAGCCCGTCGGCGTCTTCCGGCCGTTCCCGGCCCATCCGGGCGGACGGGTTGATCATCGGCGACCCCGTCTCGGGGGATCCCGGACTCCCGTCGCTCATGGCCTCCGGCATCCCGATCGTCACGCAGGAGCACCTGCCCGACGACATCGAGGGGGTTCCCGACGGCGTCATCTGGTCATCGCACGAGGCGGCGATGCTCCGGCTCCTCGACGAGATCGACGTCACTGAGGCGCAGCATCCCGCGTTGCTGGTCGCCCCGGATGCGACGGACTGGTCGCGCCAGCTCGTCTCGGGCTATCGGAGAGGATGCGCGGCGCGCGGCCTCGATCCGGTCATCGCGCCGATCTCGTTCGAGGCGCCATGGCACGCGGTGCGCGAGTCGACCGAACGGCTGCTGCAGACGAATCCCGACACCGACGTGATCATCTGCGGCCCGGACTCGAGTGCGATCGAGGTCGTCGCCGTGCTCGGGCGCCTGGGTCGCACGGTCGGCGAGGACATCACGGTCGTCTCGTGCGTCGACCATCCGTCGCTGCCCTTCCTGACTCCGTCGATCACCTCGATCGATCTGCGCCCCCGCGACTCGGGAGTCGCCTGCGCCGAGCTCCTCATCGACCTGCTCGACGGTCGGGTGGCATCCGGCACCGATGTGGAGTTCCCGATCACGGTCGTCGCACGGGAGTCCACCTCGCAGGCGCTGCGGGTGCGCCGGTGA